A stretch of the Musa acuminata AAA Group cultivar baxijiao chromosome BXJ2-7, Cavendish_Baxijiao_AAA, whole genome shotgun sequence genome encodes the following:
- the LOC135617927 gene encoding zinc-finger homeodomain protein 6-like, producing the protein MEFRNPGEIGMPASSSSSSGYKPSLVRGGSAFSKPTLFPSTSLVSPRGEGDAGGAGVGSGGVGRGGARNGNILGNTEALPPPTLESTPTAIDRLPQSLGKNADQAAISNSSPGAAGVGLSADNSKPTTIAKTSTITAATGAAYISTKYKECLRNHAAALGGHVVDGCGEFMPSGDPDTPDALKCAACGCHRSFHRRETDGSANSYYHGTTRLPLLLPPPHPQAHPHHQQQFQLGGFSSSPSAAVRGTSGFVHFGGSNPSGSGGTTTESSSEERLNTATPTPTTIPRKRFRTKFTAEQKENMLAFAERVGWRFQRQDDAMVEQFCAEIGVRRQVLKVWMHNNKHTVVRKQQQLQPPPPEEQPVQQPQSAQRLQQ; encoded by the coding sequence ATGGAGTTTAGGAATCCTGGTGAGATTGGGAtgcctgcctcctcctcctcctcttctggcTATAAACCTTCTCTCGTCAGAGGAGGATCTGCCTTCTCTAAACCCACACTCTTCCCCTCTACCTCTCTTGTCTCCCCAAGAGGAGAAGGAGACGCAGGAGGCGCGGGAGTTGGAAGTGGTGGTGTTGGAAGAGGAGGAGCAAGAAACGGTAACATCCTCGGTAACACCGAGGCACTACCACCACCGACTCTTGAATCCACCCCCACAGCCATAGATCGTCTTCCTCAGTCTCTTGGGAAGAACGCAGATCAAGCTGCCATCTCCAACTCGTCTCCAGGTGCTGCTGGTGTGGGTCTGTCTGCAGACAACTCCAAACCGACAACCATCGCTAAGACTTCGACCATCACCGCCGCCACCGGCGCAGCTTATATCTCCACCAAGTACAAAGAATGCCTTCGCAACCACGCGGCCGCCTTAGGCGGCCACGTTGTCGACGGCTGCGGCGAGTTCATGCCGAGCGGCGACCCCGACACGCCCGATGCACTGAAATGCGCAGCCTGCGGCTGCCATCGAAGCTTCCACAGGAGGGAGACCGACGGCAGCGCCAATTCCTACTACCATGGCACCACTCGCCTGCCCCTACTGCTCCCGCCTCCCCATCCCCAAGCGCACCCCCACCACCAGCAGCAGTTCCAGCTCGGCGGCTTCTCCTCGAGTCCGTCGGCGGCCGTGCGGGGGACGTCCGGCTTCGTCCACTTCGGTGGTAGCAACCCCAGCGGGAGCGGGGGCACCACCACGGAGTCGTCGAGCGAAGAAAGGTTAAACACTGCGACGCCGACGCCCACAACCATACCGAGGAAGCGGTTCCGGACCAAGTTCACCGCGGAGCAGAAGGAGAACATGTTGGCTTTCGCCGAGAGGGTGGGGTGGAGGTTTCAGCGGCAAGACGACGCAATGGTCGAACAATTCTGCGCCGAGATTGGCGTGAGAAGACAAGTCTTAAAGGTCTGGATGCACAACAATAAGCACACAGTAGTTAgaaagcagcagcagctgcagccgccaccaccggaGGAACAACCAGTGCAACAGCCGCAGTCAGCGCAGCGCCTACAGCAGTAG
- the LOC135617929 gene encoding protein RADIALIS-like 3: protein MASGSMSSSWTAKENKTFEKALAVYDKDTPDRWHKIARAVGGKTAEEVKRHYELLVEDVRRIEAGQMPYYRPSNNRG, encoded by the exons ATGGCGTCCGGCTCGATGAGTTCCTCATGGACCGCAAAGGAGAACAAGACGTTCGAGAAGGCGCTCGCGGTTTACGACAAGGACACGCCCGATCGCTGGCACAAGATCGCCCGCGCCGTTGGAGGGAAGACGGCCGAAGAGGTGAAGCGCCATTACGAACTGCTCGTGGAGGACGTACGGCGCATCGAGGCAGGCCAAATGCCTTATTACAGGCCCTCCAACAACAGAG GTTGA